GATACTGTTCAACCACTTAAAATTAAAATTGGTTTCTCGCAGAAATTCTCTTTTGCCGTTGCTAAGGGGCAGTCCGATTTGTTAGGTAAAATTAACGAGGGTTTAGCACTTACAAAATCGAATCGAACCTATGATGCACTTTACGAAAAATGGTTTAGTGCCTATGAAGAAAGAGCAATCAGCAGGTCTGACATCCTACTGTATCTTACCCCCGTCTTTGCATTCTTTTTGCTCATGGCGATTTATGTCTATTACAGACGTAAGGTTGAACGAGAGATGGCAGGTGCTGCGCTAGCAGAAGCCAAAAAATTACTCGCAACGATCATTGATACAGCTCCAATACGCATTTTTTGGAAGGATAAACATTTAAAATACCTAGGATGTAATGCAATATTTTCGAAGGATGCGGGAGCAGAAAGTCCGAATGAAGTGATTGGAAAAGATGATTATCAGATGGTGTGGAGGGCTCAGGCAGCTGAATATCGACAAGATGACCTTGCAGTGATTGCATCTGGTCAAACAAAACTATTTTATGAAGAGCAGCAAACGACACCAGCGGGCGAGGTAATCTGGCTTCACACGTCGAAAGTCCCACTTAAAAACAGCAGTGGGGAAATCATCGGCATATTGGGTGTGTACGAGGATATAACCGAGAAAAAACATACCGAAGAACAGATGCAGTTTTTACTACTTGAGCAGAAAGCAATGCTTGAGAATGATCTGGTTGGCATTGTCAGAGTACAAGATCGTGTCATTACATGGGCTAACCCCTCCTTTGAACATATGCTGGGCTATGGTAAAGGAGAGTTAAATGGCAAGCCGACGCGTATCTGTTATATCAATGATAAAGCCTATCATGACTTGGGCGAGGCAGCTTACCCAGCGCTGAAGAGCGGCAAAGTCTACCGCACCCAGCTTGAGCATGCGTGCAAGGATGGTCGAGTGATATGGGTTGATATCAGTGGCACGACACTCAATGCAACCACGGGTGAGTCACTGTGGGCTTTTTTGGATATTACCGAGCGAAAGCAGGTAGAAACTGCATTGCAGAATTCAAATCAGCAGTTAAATTTGCTGCTGGATTCCATGGCTGAAGGAACGTATGGTGTTGATACAAATGAAAATTGTATTTTCGTAAATCATTCATTTCTGAAAATTCTTGGTTACCAGAGTCAGGATGAAGTTGTCGGAAAGAATATCCATGAATTAATCCATCACTCGCATGCTGACGGTACACCCTATCCTGCTTCTGAGTGCAGGATCTATGCTTCTAATCTGCGCAATGAAAATTTGCACTGCGATGATGAAGTGTTCTGGCATCGCCTCGGCGTGCCTATTCCAGTCGAATACTGGTCTCGTCCTATTATTAACGATGGTGTTCTGATAGGCTGTATCGTCACATTTATCGATATCAGCGAACGCAAAGAGGCCGAAGAAAAACTTCGTTACAGTGAGCAACGCTTCCATGATGTGAGTGATGCGGCGGGTGAGTATTTGTGGGAGTTGGATGCAAATATGATTTACACCTATGTTTCTACACGCGCTATTGATGTGAAAGGTTATACACCCGAAGAGCTTCTTGGGAAATCACCCATGGCGTTTATGCCAGAGGAAGATATTGAAAATGTCGGAAATATTATTAACCGTGCAATAACAAGCCGTGGCCCCTTCAAGCTGGAACATCGCGATATTACAAAATCCGGTGCGCTGGTATGGGAGGAAGTTAATGGTCTGCCCATCTATGATAAGAATGGCGAGGTGATTGGCTTACGTGGCACGGGATTGAATATTTCCGAGCGTAAAGAGATGGAGGAACGGGTTCATCAACTTGCTTTCTATGATCCTCTCACCAGCCTGCCTAACCGTCGATTACTTAATGACAGGCTGAGCCAGGCTATGTCTGCCGGTGAGCGAAGCGGGCTGTATGGCGCATTGATGTTCCTGGACCTGGATAATTTCAAACCGCTCAATGATACGCATGGGCATGGGGTTGGAGATCTATTATTGATTGAGGCCGCTAGCCGATTAAAAAAATGTGTGCGCGGCATGGATACTGTGGCACGTTTCGGTGGGGATGAATTTGTTGTCATGCTCAGTGAACTAGATGCAGGCAAATCGGATGCGACTGTACAGGCTAGATTGGTCGCGGAAAAGATTCTCGCCGCTTTATCTGAACCCTACGTATTGAAAATCAGCACAAGTGACGAGTTTTCTAGTGTTGAACATCACTGCACGGCGAGTATCGGCGTTACAGTTTTCCTCAATCATGTGACCCGCCAAGATGACATTCTTAAACAGGCAGACGATGCGATGTATGTTGCAAAAGGTGCTGGGCGAAATTCGATCCGGTTTCATGAAGAATTTAAGAGTTAGCAAAAATTAGGGTGCCAAAAAATCCGGTGGCATCAATATTCAATGTGCGTTGATAATTAGGTTTTCGCATCACTTAGCATTGGTTATGATGCTCTGAAACTGACGTTCGTCAAAGACTCCTTAGTCTCGGGAAAGGAATGTCGTGCCTCATTGGGATAAACGTCAACTCTGCTTATGAAAGCAGACTGTCGGTAGGCTGAAAAGCAGGTTGATAGCCATCAGAAGTGTGCGGTATTTTAAACGAAACAACGATCAGTTTTGGGCAGCTAAATTTGAACCTTAATTTACAGATTTACGGTCGTTCAGTCATGAAGAACCTGTAAGCATTGTAGTACGGGACTTCGAAATCACGACTTCCGTACGCAACATTAACTTAAAAAACATTTAACATCATAATGTTATATTAAACATCAGACCGCATCAGGACGAATAAGTAAATTATCCAGAACACGACTGACAATACGAATGCGGATTCAGATCGCTGGCATTGTCACGT
Above is a window of Gallionella capsiferriformans ES-2 DNA encoding:
- a CDS encoding PAS domain S-box protein, whose translation is MNVPYMTNSLRLFSLDKCFVMKADDNKTAEQAMHTTGTNVRKVLTYFVMFFHLLFLVNTVAHASSETQDITSQTPTQVTQLHKATLIVGSEQDYPPFATGMTDATAGGFTVDLWKAVADEARLNYTIRVLPFHQLLQEFKDGKIDVLINLAQSEQRRHFADFTVPHVIMHGAIFVRRGKNSIHTEDDLHGKSIIVLRADLGHDYAVSKGWMNNLVLVDSPVEGFKLLASGKHDAMLLAKLTGIQTLNSLGLDTVQPLKIKIGFSQKFSFAVAKGQSDLLGKINEGLALTKSNRTYDALYEKWFSAYEERAISRSDILLYLTPVFAFFLLMAIYVYYRRKVEREMAGAALAEAKKLLATIIDTAPIRIFWKDKHLKYLGCNAIFSKDAGAESPNEVIGKDDYQMVWRAQAAEYRQDDLAVIASGQTKLFYEEQQTTPAGEVIWLHTSKVPLKNSSGEIIGILGVYEDITEKKHTEEQMQFLLLEQKAMLENDLVGIVRVQDRVITWANPSFEHMLGYGKGELNGKPTRICYINDKAYHDLGEAAYPALKSGKVYRTQLEHACKDGRVIWVDISGTTLNATTGESLWAFLDITERKQVETALQNSNQQLNLLLDSMAEGTYGVDTNENCIFVNHSFLKILGYQSQDEVVGKNIHELIHHSHADGTPYPASECRIYASNLRNENLHCDDEVFWHRLGVPIPVEYWSRPIINDGVLIGCIVTFIDISERKEAEEKLRYSEQRFHDVSDAAGEYLWELDANMIYTYVSTRAIDVKGYTPEELLGKSPMAFMPEEDIENVGNIINRAITSRGPFKLEHRDITKSGALVWEEVNGLPIYDKNGEVIGLRGTGLNISERKEMEERVHQLAFYDPLTSLPNRRLLNDRLSQAMSAGERSGLYGALMFLDLDNFKPLNDTHGHGVGDLLLIEAASRLKKCVRGMDTVARFGGDEFVVMLSELDAGKSDATVQARLVAEKILAALSEPYVLKISTSDEFSSVEHHCTASIGVTVFLNHVTRQDDILKQADDAMYVAKGAGRNSIRFHEEFKS